The Dioscorea cayenensis subsp. rotundata cultivar TDr96_F1 chromosome 18, TDr96_F1_v2_PseudoChromosome.rev07_lg8_w22 25.fasta, whole genome shotgun sequence genome includes the window CCGCAGCGAAAGCCGGCACCTCAACATCACCTGCCAGGAATCAACAATCAACAATCAACAATCAACAATCAGAGGGATTGAAATTGGAATCGAAGCACAAAAGGATCATACTGGGGCCGCCGAATGGGATGGCACCGGGGTTGAGGCTGGTGGCGATGGAGGGAGGGGATTGGACGTGGAGAGCGAGGAAAGAGCCACCAGATCCGTCGGTTTCCGATTGAGGACGAAGGCGGAGGTTGGTGAGAGCCCAGCGGAGGGCGTTCATGCTCTCCTCGCTGCCATCGACGGCGATGACGACGAGGCCAAGGTTGCCGGACGCCATGAGAAGCAGCGATGGATCTCGATGAAGCTTGTACGGTAAGGAAGGAAGTGTGATCACCATGACGTCATTCTCCGTCATCGTCTTTTCAAGTCGGTGATTGTTCACTAG containing:
- the LOC120281652 gene encoding universal stress protein PHOS34, which gives rise to MTENDVMVITLPSLPYKLHRDPSLLLMASGNLGLVVIAVDGSEESMNALRWALTNLRLRPQSETDGSGGSFLALHVQSPPSIATSLNPGAIPFGGPSDVEVPAFAAAIEAHQRRITDAILNRAFEICDELHVKAKTEVVVGDPKDKICEVVDKLHADLLVMGSRGFGPIKRMFLGSVSHYCINQVSCPVVVIKGTS